The nucleotide sequence CCGGCGGCACGACGAACGGGCCGATCGCGGCGGGGGTGAGGTCGATGAGCCGTTTGCCGTACGGCGCCAGCCGGGCGGCGTTGGCGAGGTGGGCCTTGGCGGAGGTGGCGTCGAAGACGATGTCGATGTCGTCGAAGCCGGGCAGCGCGATCAGGCCGTCGACGCCCTCGTGGGTGGTGGGCACCTTCAGCCGGGCGGCGCGGGCGAGCCCGTCGGAGTCCGGGTCGATGCCGACCATGGCGCCCATCTCCAGCGTGTCCGACAGGCGCAGGACCTTGATCATCAGGTCGGTGCCGATGTTGCCGGACCCGATGACGGCGACCTTGGTTCGCTTCACGCGTCCTCCTCCTTGGGCTGGTGGGACAACTCCGGTTTCTCGGAGAACACGGCGGTGACGGTGCCCAGCGGGCCGATCTCGGCGCGGATCCGGGTGCCGGGCGGCGCCGGGACCATCGGCCCCAGGGCCCCCGACAGGACGACCTGTCCGGCCCGCAGCGGATCGCCGTACGCCTGGGCCGTACGGGCCAGCCAGGCGAGCGCGTTCAACGGGTCGCCGAGGCAGGCGGCGCCGTCGCCCTCGGAGACCGGTATGTCCTCCGCGTACATCCGCATGGTGGTCTCGCGCGGCTCGAACGCGTCGAGCGTGACCCGGTGTTCGGCCAGCACGAACAGGCCGCTGGAGGCGTTGTCCGCGATGGTGTCGGTGAGACGGATGTCCCAGTCGGCGATACGGCTGTCGACGATCTCGATCGCCGCGACGGCGTACTCCACGGCACTCCGGACCCGGGCGGCGTCGAGGTCTCCGTCGACCAGGTCCTCCCCCAGTACGAAGGCGATCTCGGCCTCGGCCTTCGGCTGGAGCAGCCGCTCCGAGGGGACCTCCGGCTCGGCCGAGACGTCCATGTCGGCGAACAGCACCCCGAAGTCGGGCTGGTCGACACCGAGTTGCTTCTGCACGGCCGGAGAGGTGAGCCCGATCTTGCGCCCGACGACGACCGCGCCGGCTGTCAGCCTGCGCCGCGTCAGCTCCTGCTGCACGGCATAGGCGACAGCGATGTCCTGTTCACCGAGCAGATCGCGAACCGGGGCGACCGGACGTCCGTCATCCATCGCCCCCGCCAGCCGCGTGGCGGCCCGCGCCACCGCGTCCATGTCGGTAGCCATACCGATCACCACCCCTTCACCGAAGCCATCGCCGAGACGCCGACGACGCCCCCCACACCCAACAGATTCCGGACCGCAGCGACGCGAGGGCCGTCGTCCACCGCGTCCACGAACCGGGCGCCCGTCCGCGGCGCCGCGTACCTGTCCATCGCCCTACCGGTCACCGCCCCCTCCCCGTGGCCACGGCGAAACCGGCGATCCAGGCGGGGACGGGCTCGTAGAAACGGGACGTCAGGTCGTACGGGCCGGCGGCGGCGAGGGAGGCGAAGGCGGCGATCCAGGTGCGGACCTCGTGGGCGGAGTTGCCGCCCTCCTTCGCCATGGCCTCGACGGTCCAGGTGTCGAACTCCGCCAGCTCGCCGTTTTCGAGGTGGTCGAGGAACCGGTTGTCCCAGGCGGGGTTGATCGGGATCATCGCGGTCGAGCCGGCAGCGTAGTCGCGGCCGGCCCTGACGACCCGCTGCTCGCCCTTGGCGCGCTGCTCGGGGGTGGGCGGGCGGCCCTCGATGAGGGCGTCGGCGACCCTGGGGGGTGCCCCGTCCAGGACCGGCACGGGCGGGTCGTGGGAGAGGCCGCCGGAGGCCAGGAACAGCACCCTCCGGTCGAGTTCGGCCGCGGCCCGCCCGATCGCGGTGCCGAGCGCCCGGACCCGGCCGACGGGGCCGAGCGGAGTGGCCACGCCGTTGACGAACACCGGCACCACGGGCACCCGGTCGATCCCGCCGAACAGCACCTCCAGGGGCTGCGCGAAACCGTGGTCGACGGTCATCCGGGCCGAGACGGTCAGATCGACGCCCCGGTCGAGCACGCCCCGGGCCAGCGCCTTCGCGGCGGCTGTGTCGACCGACAGCGGGCCCGCCGAGGTGCCGAAGTCGCCCACCGCGTGGGCCTCGGTGGCCAGGCAGAAGGGCGGCATCTCCTTGTAGAAGAAGCCGTTGTAGTGGTCGGGCGCATAGAGGACCACCAGCTCCGGGTCGTACGCGCGGATGAAGTCCCGGGCGCCCTCGACGGCCTGGTCGACCCTGGCCAGGACCTCGGGGTCCGGGTCGTTCTTGCCGATGAGGGGCGAGTGGGACAGCCCGACGGCTGCTGCGGTCATGGCGGTTCCTTACTGCTGGGGGGTGCGGGGGCGGGCCGGGCCCGGCGGGTGGACGACGAGCTTTCCGGTGAGACCGCCGTCGATCATGAGCTGGAAGCCCTTGTGGATCTCGGCGAGCGGAAGGGTCCGGTCGATGACCGGCCGGACACCGGTGGCCTCCATCAGCCGCAGCATCGCGACCAGTTCGCCACGGGTGCCGCCGGTGGAGCCGAGGACGCGCTGCTGGAGGTAGAAGATCCGCCCGAGGTCGGCGGGCGGGTTCATCCCGCTCGTCGCACCGGCGATGACCACCGTGCCGCCCGGGCGCAGCGACTTCAGCGAGTGCGACCAGGTCGCCTCACCGACCGTCTCGATCACCACGTCCACCCGTTCGGGCAGCCGCTCGCCGGGGGCCACGGCGGCACGGGCGCCCCAGGACACGGCCTCGGCGCGCTTGTCCGCGCTCCGGCTGGTGGCGTGGACGACGGCACCCGCGGCCACCGCGAGCCTGATGGCCGCGGAGGCGACACCGCCGCCCGCGCCCTGCACGAGCACCCGGTCGCCGGCCGTGATCCGGGCCTGGGTGAACAGCATGCGGTAGGCCGTGGTCCAGGCGACCGGCAGACAGGCGGCCTCGTCGAAGGAGAGCCAGTCCGGCTTCGGGACCAGGTTGCGGGCGGGAACGGTCAGATACTCCGCGAACGCCCCGTCGTGCCGCTCGGACAGCAGCGCACGATTCGGGTCCAGCGTCTCGTCGCCCCGGCCCGCGTCCGGATCGCCGATCACCGGGTGGACGATGACCTCGTTGCCCTCGTCGTCGTAGCCGGCCGCGTCGCACCCGAGGATGATCGGCAGCCGGTCGGGGGGATGCCCCACTCCCCTCAACGTCCACACGTCGTGCATGTTCAGCGAGGAGGCCACCACGCGGACGCGTGACCACCCCGGGCGCGGGGCCGGCTCAGGGACATCGCGCAGCACCAGCCCCGACAGCGGGTCGGCGGCGCTCTGGGAAATGGCGGTAGCAGCAAGCACGCGGCCACGGTCGCGCCGACCGGCCGACCTGCCCTAGCCCGTGTGCCGCTGGGCAGCACGGGATCCCGTGTACGCACCAGCGATGCGTACGCGAACACGTCACAGCCGCGCCGCGGGTCGGGATCGTCCCGACCCGCGGCGCGGCTGACGGCGCGGTGAGCCCGCTCGGGCGGCCCCCTCAGTGGGGCATGTCGTCGAGGGCGGTGGACAGCTCGGCGATGTCCGGTGGTTCGGCGGCGAACAGGACGACGGAGCCGTCGGGCAGGTCCGCCTCGGCGATCCTGCGGAAGCCCCCGGCCGCCAGGACTCGCTGGGCGCGGACGTCGTGCTCGTCCGGCGCGGCGATGACGCGTCGGCAGCGCGCATCGGCGGCGAAGAGCGCGGGGGCGAGCACGCGCAGCAGGCCGGCGGCGGCCCTCTCAGGCACGCGCGCCGCACGGTCGTCGCGGTCGGGACTGCCGCCGTCGCCGCCGTGACCGTCGCCGTCGCCGAGCCATACGACGAGGTCGTGCGCGCCGAAGGGATAGCAGGCCCGCAACGGGTGGTGCCGGACCCGCTGGACCCGGACGAGGAACTCCTCCGGTCCACCCCCGTCACCGTCACCGTACGAGGCCGCATAGCCGCGCGCGGCCGACCGACGGGCGCCGAGCGGTCCGTCGAGCGGCCGCAGGGACCAGCCACCGCCGATGGCGGTGGCTGGTGCGGTGGGGGGAAGTGTGGCCACGACGTGTGCTCCTGGAGGGCTGGAGGGTGGGTCAGGCCGTGGGCGTGCTCGGCGCACTCCGCCGCGCCGTCACCCACCGGCGCAGCTCGATCTTGTCCAGCTTGCCGCTGGCGTTGCGGGGCAGCCGGTCGATGACCATGACGTCGCTGGGGAGCTTGTAGCGGGCCAGATACCGGTCCGCGAACGCCCGTATCTCCTCCACCGTGGGCTCCGTACCGGACGCGCAGCTGAGGACGGCCAGGACGGTCTCGCCCCACTTGGCGTCCGGTACGCCGATGACGGCGGCCTCCAGGAGTCCGGGGTACTCCACGAGAACGCGCTCCACCTCGGCGGGGTACACGTTCTCGCCGCCGCTGATGATCATGTCCTTCAGGCGGTCCACGATGTAGTAGAAGCCGTCCTTGTCCCGGTAGGCGATGTCCCCGGTGTGGAACCAGCCCATGTCGTCGAAGGCGGCCCGGGTGGCGTCCGGGTTGTCCCAGTATCCGGAGGTCACGTTGGGGCCGCGTACGCAGATCTCGCCCTGGGTGTCCGGTCCGTCGATCCCGGCCCCGGTGCCCGGGTCCGTCAGCCGGATCTCGGTGTACGGCATCGCGACGCCGGCCGAACCGGTCTTCTCCAGGGTCAGCCGGGCCGGCAGACACGTGGCGAACGGGGCCGTCTCGGTCAGCCCCCAGGCCTGCTGGAGCAGCAGGCCCGCCTCGCCGTAGTCCCTGATCAGCTGCGGCGGAACGGGAGCCCCCGCGACGATCGCGGAGCGCAGGGCGCCGAGGCCGGCCTCGGCGAAACCGGGCACCCGGGCGAGGGCCGCGTACATGGCGGGGACCGCGAAGAAGGTGTTCACGCGGTGGTCGACGAGGTCCTGAAGGCACTGGGCCGGATCGAACGCCCGGCGCAGCACCACGGTGCCGCCGCGCACCAGGGTGCGCAGGGTGAGGGCGTTGAGGCCGCCGATGTGGAACAGCGGGGCGAGGGCCAGGTTCACGTCGTCCGTGCGGGTGTCCACGACGGCGTCGACGTTGACCGCGTTCCACCAGAGGTTGCCGTGGGTGAGCATGACGCCCTTGGGCCGACCGGTGGTGCCGGAGGTGTACATCAGGGCCGCGAGGTCGTCGTCGTACAGCGCGACGGGTTCCCGTACGGGGCGTTGCGGGCCGCGCAGCGCGGACAGCGGCGTCCAGCCGGGCGCGGGCGCGTCCGTCGCGGGGCACTCGGGGTCGGTGTCGACCAGCAGACGGCTGCGGGCGGGTACGTCGGCCAGGATCGACTCCGCCAGTTCGCGGTGACCCTCCTCGACGACGACGGTGTGGGCGCCGCAGTCGTTCAGGATGTGGCGGACCTCGTCGGCCGCGAGGCGGAAGTTGAGGGGGACGAAGACCGCGCCGAGATGAGCCGCGGCGAACAGCGTCTCCAGGAAGGTCACGCTGTTGAAGCCGAGGTAGGCGATCCGGTCCCCCCGGCGCAGCCCGTGCTCGGACAGCCCGGCGGCGAACTCCCCGACCGTGCCGCTGAGTTCCGCCGCGGAGACCTCGCGGCCCTCGTAGACGACGGCGGTTGCCGTGGGGTACAGAGCTCTGCGGTGCAGCGCGGCGGCGGGACTGATGTCGACGGCGGCCATGACGGCGGCTCCTTCAATGGCTGTCGGGCGGGACACGCGTGGGTGTGGGTCAGAGGCCCGCGCCGCCGGCGGGGGCGCGGAAACCGCGTACGGCGATGCCGCCGTCGGCGGGGATCACGGCACCGGTGACGGTGCCGCTGTCGGTGCGGGATGCCAGCAGGACGTACGGTCCGGTGAAGTCCTCCGGTTCAACGCTGGAGTCGTACAACGGGATCAGCGGCGGCGGTTTCTCGCCGGAGAGGGCCTGGGCCTCCTCGTTCCTGGCGAAGGACGCGGCGAGCGTGCGGTTGTGCAGGCCCAGGCTCTCGGGGCCGCGCAGCTGGGTGCGCATGCCGCCGACGGCGACGCCGTTGACGCGGACCCTCGGCGCCAGTTCGAAGGCGAACTGGCGCAGCAGGCCGAGGCAGGCGTGCTTGCTGGCGGTGTAGAGGGAGCCGCCGCCGTCGGTGTGGAGGGAGGCGTTCGACAGGGTCATCACGATGCTGCCGCGCGTGGCGACCAGCTCCCGCCAGGCAGCCTCCACAGCCAGCACGTACCCCTTGACGTTGATCGCGAAGATCTCGTCGAAGGCCTCGGCCAGTTCCTTGCCCGACAGCCGGGTCACACTGCGGTGGTAGTCCCAGATTCCGGCGTTCGGGACGAGGATGTCGAGCTTGCCGAACCGTTCGACGGTGGTCTCCACCGCCCGGTGCAGATCGTCCGGGCTGCGTACGTCGCCGGTGAGGGGCAATACCCGGTCGCCCAGCTCGCCGGCGGCGCTCACCACCTCCTCCAGCTGCGCGGCCGTACGGCCGAGGACCGCGACGCGCGCGCCCTCGGCGAGGTAGCGCAGGGCGACGGCGCGACCGATGCCGGAGCCTCCGCCGGTGATCAGCGCGACCTCGTTCTCCAGCCAGTCCCTGCCCATGGTCAGGCCTCCTTGAGGAAGTCGGTGACCAGGCGCTCGAACTCGGCCTGCCGCTCCAGCTGCACCCAGTGGCCGCAGCCTCCGAACACATGCAGCCGGACGTCACGGATCTGCTTGAGCATGAGCTGGGCGCCGTCCAGGGTGATGGTGCGGTCGTCCCGGCCCCAGAGCAGGAGGGTGGGCGCCTTGATCCGGTGGACGCGCTGCCAGAGCGGGTCCATGCCGTGCCGTTTGGCGAAGGCCGCGTTGTAGGCGTGGTAGAAGGCGATGTGGGACTCGTCGAGCGAGGCCTCGTAGCGGGCCTGGGCGGTGTCCGCCCAGCGCTTGGGCTCGGCGGTCATCACGCCGATGAAGTCCCGCATCTTCTTCAGCGTCGGGCCCTCGCCGTTGTAGTAACGGAACATGGCCTTCTGCCCCTCGGTCGGGGTGGGCCCGAAGGACAGCCAGCCGCCGCCGGGTGCCATCAGCACCAGCTTCTCGACCCGCTCCGGGACTTCGAGCGCGGTGGCGATGGCGGCGGCGCCGCCGAGGCTGTTGCCGAGCAGGTGGAAGCGGTCGATGCCGAGGGCGTCCAGGGTCTGCAGCAGCGCGTCGACGGTGATCTCGGTGATGCTGCGGGCGTCCAGGTCCGCCTCGGTGGGCCGGTAGCTGGCGCCGAAGCCCGGCTGGTCGGGCAGGACCACGCGGAAGTGGGGGGCGAGGGCGGGCAGGTTCTGGTGGTAGTTGGCGACCGCGCTCGCACCGGGACCGCCGCCGTGCAGCAGCACCAGCGCCGGTCCTTCGCCGGTCTCGCCGACCGCGACGGGCCCGAGCGTGGTCCGCACGGTGTGCTCGACGAGCTTCGGCTCTTCGGTCTGGTCTGTGGTCACGAGGGGTCTCCCGGTCGTTCGTTCATCCGGTCGTTCGTTCATCGGCGGTCAGGTCGGCCGGTCGGTCGGCCGGTCGGTCGGCCGGTCGTTCATCGGCCGTCCCGCCGTCCCGCCGTCCGGTCAGAGAAAAGTGCTGATGTTCTTGGCGAGCAGGACGTTCTGGTCGAGCAGGATCGTGCGGCGGGCGATCAACAGCCGCCCGTCGTCCGGGGCGCGGCGCAGCAGGTCGGTACGGCCACCGGCGTAGAGGTCGACCTCTCGTTCCAGGCGGTTGCGGTAGCAGAGGAAGGCCGACTCGGCGACGTACTCCCCCGGCTCCTCGACGGCCCGGACCATGACGTTGGTGATCAGGTGCCGGGATCTGGACGGCGGGTCCTCGGCCCAGGCCATGCCCGAGTCGAAGCGGCGGATCCGCCAGGCCAGACTCGCCTTGGTCTCGTCGAAGATCGCCACCTCACCGGGCGCCCCGTCGGCCAGCGCCTGTTGCCGCCGCAGCCGGTTGGTGCGCACCGGCGCCCAGTAGTGCAGATCCTCCGCGAGCAGGTCCAGCCAGTCCGCGTAGCGGTGCTGGTCGAGCAACTGCGCCTCAAGGGCGTACAGCCGCTGCACTTCGAAATGCAGCCGAATATCGGGATCGGACACCGTCTGCGTCCCGGCGACCGCCGGCTCCGGCGCGTGAACACTCATCGGTGGTTCCTCCTGCGGGCCTCGCTGCTTGCAGGCATTCCAGCGCGGAGTACGGGGCACGGGGAGCGCGTGTGCCATGGGGCGGCACAGCCGCGGGGGTTGGAACTGCTCACCAAGGAGTGCGCACAAGGCCGAATTGGCTCGATGGTGTGATCGTCCGCTTGCGGGCTTGCGGGCTTGCGGGCTTGCGGGCTTGCGGGCTTGCGGTGCCCTGGGCTGATCGGCTGACGTGATCGTGCGACCTGGGACACCGGGTACGGCGTCGGCGTGCGGGCCCCTGCTCCACCAGAGGATGGTTCAGGGCCTCCCCGTCGCCTTTGGCCGTACCCACATGGCCAGGTCGCGCAGGGCTGTGTCCGTCAGCGGCCTCCGGCCGCGGGGGCCTCCCGGGGCCGAGAACGCCGGGGACCAGCTCGCCCAAGACCGTTCGGGGCGCGCGGCTGAACGGACTCACCCCCGCTCGGTCAGGAACGGTCGGTCCGAGAACCCGGCGCGGACACCGAGGCCCAACGGCCGTACCGCAGCGCGTCGGCCGGAGCCCGGCGGACGAGCCGCGGAACGCCGCCCGAAGCCGGTCGGACAAGCCCCGGCACGGTCACCCGGGCAGCCCTCGGTGAGGGGCGCCGGTCAGGCCCCGGGGCGTCATCGTCTGAGGAGGGTCCGCAGGTCGGTGTGCTCGTCGGTCAGTTCTGTGGGGGACAGGCGGACCCCTCGGTCGATGAGACGCCGGGCGGCCTTGATGTCCCGGGCGCGGTCGATGGCGGCTGCCGCGACCAGGCGGTCGCCGCGCAGGCCGAAGGCGGTGAAGGCACCGCTGTCCGGGTCGCCCCGCAGTACGTGCCGCCCGGCGTCCGCCATGGTGCCGACCGCCTCCAGGCGTGAGCCGTGCCGGTCGGACCAGAACCAGGGCGCGCCCGCGTCCGGCACGGGACGGCCCAGGAGGCCCAGGGCGGCGGCCTCGCCGTCCCGCTGGGCGGCCTCCCAGTGCTCGTGCCGTACGCGGTGGGCGTCCGGGCGGGCCACGTCGCCGACGGCGAAGACGTTCGGGTGGGACGTGCGCTGCCCGGGGTGGACGACGACGCCGTTGTCGACGCGCAGCCCGGCGGCCTCGGCCACTTCCGTGGCCGGGTGGATGCCGATGCCTGCCACCAGCGTGTCGGCGGCCAGGGTGCCGCCGTACCCGGCGAGGCGTACGCGGAGCCCGCCCGGGCTTCGCTCGACGCTCTCGACCCCGGCGGTGATCACCTTGATGCCCTCGGCTGTGTGCCTGTGGTGCAGCACGCCCGCGATGTCACCGCCGACGGCCGCGGCCAGCGGCACCGGCACGGGGTCGACGAGGGTGACCCGGCAGCCGAGGGCCACAGCGACGGCGGCGGTCTCGGCGCCGATCAGTCCGGCGCCGACGACGATCACTCGGGCGCCGGGCAGCAGCCGTTCCCGGAGGCGTTCCGCGTCCTCCCAGGTACGCAGCGGACGGACCGCCGGGTCGTCGCCGCCGGGCACCGGCAGCGGGCGCGGTGTGCCCCCGGTGGCCAGCACGATCCGGTCGGCCGCGGCGACCGTGCCGTCGGCCAGTTCCACGCCGCCCGAGTGGGGGCGGATCGCACGGACCCGGGCGCCCTCACGCACCTGGACGCGCTGTTCCTCGTACCACCGTTCGGGCCGCAGCAGGACGTCCTCGCGCCGGGCCTTGCCGAGCAGGACGTCCTTGCTGAGCGGCGGCCGGTCGTACGGCAGGCCGCGCTCGGCGGAGTACAGGACCAGTTCCCCGTCGTACCCCTGGACGCGCAGCGCGTCGCAGGTGGAGACGGCGGCCAGGCCCGCGCCGACGACGGCGATCCGCCGGGGCGAGGACGGCGGGGAGCTCATTCGGCGGCCTCCGCACCGGGTCGGCCGGGGTGGAGCCAGATGGCGTCGTCGCGGACCTCGACGCGGTGGGTGCGCACGGCGAGGGTGGCGGGCATGCACTGCGGGTCGCCCGACTTCAGACAGAAGCGGGCGCTGTGCAGCGGGCACTCGACCTCGCCGTCCTCGATCCAGCCCTCGGACAGGGACGCCTGGCCGTGCGAGCAGGTGTCGTCGAGGGCGTAGTAGGCGCCGCCGTCGTGGAAGACGGCGATGGCGTCGCCGTGACCGCTGGTCTCGGCGGGCACCTTCAGCGCCTCGCCGTCCTCGATGTCGCCGACGGTGGCGACGCGCACAGCGGTGCTGCTCGTGTTCGTGCTCATCGGGTGTCCTTCTCGTGCATCTCGGCCTTTTCGGCCTTCTCATGCCAGGCGGGCGTGTTCATCAGGTCGCGCCAGCGGGCGTACAGGCCGCGGGCGGCGCCGTCGGTGTAGAGGCGGCCGGTGGTGCCCGGATGGACACCGTCCTCGGCCTCCAGCCCCAGACCCATCTGGTAGTTGAGGGTCATCGAGCCGGAGACGAAGCCATGGGCCGTGGCCTGGCACTCGCTCCAGTTCTCGCCGTCGTCCTGCTCGAAGATGCCGGTGGGCCCGAACGTCCGCAGGTTGTAGAGCCGTTGGGCGTCCTTCACCTCGTCCGGCATGGACCGGTCGACGAGCGTCCAGGCCCAGACCTCCATCCGGTCCGGGCCCTTGGGGTGCCAGACCCGGATGGATCCGTTGACCGGGAGGTAGGAGAAGTTGGGGAAGACGGTGGCGTGCCCGGTGGTCATAGGCCCCTCCACCCGGGCGTCACCGAGCCGCTCGCGCAGCGCCTCGTAGTCGTAGTGGGCGTGCACGATCCGGTCGTCGAAGCGGCTCTTGGGGTGGGTCGGGAAGCCGTGCCCGTGCCCGAGCGGATCAGCGTACTGCCGTCCCGGGGTCTGCACGATCTCCGTCCTGGGGCCCTTGCCCGTCGGCGACATGACCATCAGCGCCGAGGCGTGCGAGATGTTGACGTGGTACCAGTCGGAGGCGAACTGCTCGGCCGCCAGCTTCCAGTTGCCCTCCAGCACCCACTTGTGCACCCCGCCGACGACCTCGGTGCCCTCCGGATCACGATCCAGCATGGCGTCGATGTACCAGGTCATGCCGCCCAGCGCCTCGACGAGCGTCGGCGCCTCGGGATTCCACGTGGCGAAGACGAGCCCCTTGTAGGAGTCGAGCCGCGCGACCTCGAGCAGTCCCCACCGGTCCTGCTCGAAGTGGTCCGGATAGTCGCCCTGGTTGGGGACGTTGACGAGCTTGCCCGAGGTGTCGTACGACCAGCCGTGGTAGCTGCACGTGAACGCCTTGGTCGCGCCGGCGTCGGCCCGGCAGACCCGCATCCCGCGGTGTCGGCAGGCATTGAGGAACGCCCGCAGCTTCCGGTCCCGGCCCATCGCGACGATGACCGGGTCCTCCCCCATGTACGTGGTGAAGAAGTCGCCGGGCTTCTTGAACTGGCTCTCATGGGCGAGGAACAGCCAGCTCGGCGCGAAGACCCGGCGCAGCTCCTGCTGGTACAGGGCCCGGTCGCTGAAGATCGTGCGGTCGATCAGCCCGTGGTCGAGGTCGAAGTACGCACTCACGTCGACGGACGGGCGCGGCACCCCGGCGAGACGGTCCAGGGGCCGTACGGGCGGGGAAGTCATCGCTGGGCCTCCTCGGCACAGGCCGGGGCGAGGTCCAGGCGGCCGGGCGGTGTGCATACGGGTGCGGGTGCAGGCCCCAGCGCGGGTACCGGTGCGGAGCCCAGGCGTCCGGATCCGGGGCGCGGGACCATCACGCCACCCGACTCCCCAGGTCGCGCGGCCCCTCGGTGCCGACGCACACGGTCTGCTGAGCGGAGCGTCGGCGCTGCGGTGTCGAGTCGGTGCATGCGGTCAGAAGACGTCAGGTGCGCAGGCCCGGCCCAGCCCACGTGCCGTGATGTGGCACACGGACGTGCCGTGATCAACGCACCGTCCCCGCCCGTTTACAACCCGCAAAGGGCCCCCTACATTGGACGCGCGTCCATTATGATGGCTGCGTCCGCATAGTTCCGGGAGCCCCCATGCCAGTTCACTCCCCCACTTCCGAACTCACCGACACCTCACCCGCAGACACCTCGCCCGCCCAGGAGTTAACGACCCCGTCGGATCAGCGGACCGCAGTCGACAAGGCACTCGTCCTGCTCAAGTCGCTCGCCGAACAGGACCGGGAGATCGGCGTGAGCGAGCTGGCCCGCCGCACCGGTCTCACCAAGTCGACCGCTTTCCGGCTGCTGGGCATCCTCCAGCGCAATGACCTGGTCGAGCGGGTCGGCAGCAACTACCGGCTGGGCGCCCAGCTCTTCGACATCGGTACCCGGGTCTACGGCCCGACGTCCCTGGTGCTGCGCGAGCGACTGCTGCCACATCTCGCCGACCTGTATGTGCTGACCCAGGAGACCGTTCACCTCGCGGTGCTGCACGACACCGATATCGTGTACGTCAACAAGATCCACGGACACCGCGCCACCCGCTCCCCCTCCCGCATCGGCGCCCGGCTGCCCGCGTACTGCACGGCCGTCGGCAAGGCCCTGCTGGCCTTCGACCACGACGCCACGGAAGCGGCCATCTCGGCGGGGCTGCCGAGGCTCACCGACTACACGGTCACCGACCCCGCCGCCTTCCGCGCCGAACTGCGGCGCATCCGCCAGGACGGCATCGCGTACGACCGCCAGGAGGCCAGCCTCGGCCTCACCTGTGTCGCCGTCCCGGTCATGGGACCCGCTGGCCGACCGGTCGCGGCCCTCTCCGTCGCCGGCGCGGACCACCGCTTCGACCGGGCCCGCTTCGCCCCCGCCCTGCGCCGCGTGGCCTACGAGGCGGCGCGGGCGATCAGCGCGGCCGCCAAGGCCCAGCGGCGCGCGCCCTCGGACGCCGGGAGCACGCCCGCCGCCTGACCCGGTGGACGCGGCTCAGTGCGCGCCGTCGCCGTGGGTGCGCGCCGTGTTCGTGCCCCCGGTACCGGGCTGCACCCGTGGCACACTCACCACGATGTGCACCAGGCTCTCCCCCTCAAGCGACTGGTACACGTGCGGCCGGTCGCCCGGGTAGCGCACGAAGTCACCGGTGGCCAACTCCACCGGGCTGTCGGCCGGGCCCACCCGCACCCGGCCACTGATCACATACAGGTGCTCCAGCGTGCCCACCGGGTGCGGCTCGGTCGGCTTCCCCGTGCCGTCCCGGTCGGGGCCGACGCGTACCAGATAGTTCTCGATGACACCGGAGCCGTACACATGGTCCAGAGCCCGGGTCTCGAACCCCTCGTGTGCCTTCCAGACGACGTCGGCGCCACGTT is from Streptomyces sp. NBC_01314 and encodes:
- a CDS encoding IclR family transcriptional regulator, with product MPVHSPTSELTDTSPADTSPAQELTTPSDQRTAVDKALVLLKSLAEQDREIGVSELARRTGLTKSTAFRLLGILQRNDLVERVGSNYRLGAQLFDIGTRVYGPTSLVLRERLLPHLADLYVLTQETVHLAVLHDTDIVYVNKIHGHRATRSPSRIGARLPAYCTAVGKALLAFDHDATEAAISAGLPRLTDYTVTDPAAFRAELRRIRQDGIAYDRQEASLGLTCVAVPVMGPAGRPVAALSVAGADHRFDRARFAPALRRVAYEAARAISAAAKAQRRAPSDAGSTPAA
- a CDS encoding NAD(P)/FAD-dependent oxidoreductase, whose amino-acid sequence is MSSPPSSPRRIAVVGAGLAAVSTCDALRVQGYDGELVLYSAERGLPYDRPPLSKDVLLGKARREDVLLRPERWYEEQRVQVREGARVRAIRPHSGGVELADGTVAAADRIVLATGGTPRPLPVPGGDDPAVRPLRTWEDAERLRERLLPGARVIVVGAGLIGAETAAVAVALGCRVTLVDPVPVPLAAAVGGDIAGVLHHRHTAEGIKVITAGVESVERSPGGLRVRLAGYGGTLAADTLVAGIGIHPATEVAEAAGLRVDNGVVVHPGQRTSHPNVFAVGDVARPDAHRVRHEHWEAAQRDGEAAALGLLGRPVPDAGAPWFWSDRHGSRLEAVGTMADAGRHVLRGDPDSGAFTAFGLRGDRLVAAAAIDRARDIKAARRLIDRGVRLSPTELTDEHTDLRTLLRR
- a CDS encoding aromatic ring-hydroxylating dioxygenase subunit alpha, with the protein product MTSPPVRPLDRLAGVPRPSVDVSAYFDLDHGLIDRTIFSDRALYQQELRRVFAPSWLFLAHESQFKKPGDFFTTYMGEDPVIVAMGRDRKLRAFLNACRHRGMRVCRADAGATKAFTCSYHGWSYDTSGKLVNVPNQGDYPDHFEQDRWGLLEVARLDSYKGLVFATWNPEAPTLVEALGGMTWYIDAMLDRDPEGTEVVGGVHKWVLEGNWKLAAEQFASDWYHVNISHASALMVMSPTGKGPRTEIVQTPGRQYADPLGHGHGFPTHPKSRFDDRIVHAHYDYEALRERLGDARVEGPMTTGHATVFPNFSYLPVNGSIRVWHPKGPDRMEVWAWTLVDRSMPDEVKDAQRLYNLRTFGPTGIFEQDDGENWSECQATAHGFVSGSMTLNYQMGLGLEAEDGVHPGTTGRLYTDGAARGLYARWRDLMNTPAWHEKAEKAEMHEKDTR
- a CDS encoding bifunctional 3-phenylpropionate/cinnamic acid dioxygenase ferredoxin subunit, which produces MSTNTSSTAVRVATVGDIEDGEALKVPAETSGHGDAIAVFHDGGAYYALDDTCSHGQASLSEGWIEDGEVECPLHSARFCLKSGDPQCMPATLAVRTHRVEVRDDAIWLHPGRPGAEAAE
- a CDS encoding helix-turn-helix domain-containing protein, whose protein sequence is MSSGNAVVARNVRLLREQRGLSLARLAREAGLAKQTLSKLEQGTGNPTVDTLFSIATALGVPVTRLVAEREQVMTVQRGADVVWKAHEGFETRALDHVYGSGVIENYLVRVGPDRDGTGKPTEPHPVGTLEHLYVISGRVRVGPADSPVELATGDFVRYPGDRPHVYQSLEGESLVHIVVSVPRVQPGTGGTNTARTHGDGAH